The following proteins are encoded in a genomic region of Methylibium petroleiphilum PM1:
- the ntrC gene encoding nitrogen regulation protein NR(I) — protein MKSIWIVDDDQSIRFVLQKALQREELPVRCFANPRDVLAALDDGDAPQVLVSDIRMPGGSGIDLLGTLKERLPALPVIIMTAYSDLDSAVSAFQGGAFEYLPKPFDLPKAVELIRRALDESLREDEGDERLTQVPEMLGQAPAMQDVFRAIGRLSQSNVTVLITGESGSGKELVAHALHKHSSRASGPFVAINTAAIPKDLLESELFGHERGAFTGAQTTRRGRFEQADGGTLFLDEIGDMPFDLQTRLLRVLSDGQFYRVGGHNPLKSTVRVIAATHQDLEQRVKQGAFREDLFHRLNVIRLRLPALRERREDIPALARSFLQKSAKELGVEAKRLSEAALARLSSFDYPGNVRQLENICHWLTVMAPAQMVDAKDLPPELTTAALAAPAAAVTLAAGPGGLSEAPAAPAGEPGVSGLAATPSAVAAAVAGLWLDDLEREARALLEAGVPDVWQALTDKFEARLIHTALDITRGRRIEAAHKLGIGRNTITRKIQELGLDD, from the coding sequence ATGAAATCCATCTGGATCGTCGACGACGATCAATCCATCCGCTTCGTGCTCCAGAAGGCCCTGCAACGCGAGGAGCTGCCGGTGCGCTGCTTCGCGAACCCGCGCGACGTGCTCGCGGCGCTCGACGACGGCGACGCGCCGCAGGTGCTGGTGAGCGACATCCGCATGCCCGGCGGCTCGGGCATCGACCTGCTCGGAACGCTCAAGGAGCGGCTGCCGGCCCTGCCGGTCATCATCATGACCGCCTACTCCGACCTCGACAGCGCCGTCTCGGCCTTCCAGGGCGGGGCCTTCGAATACCTGCCGAAGCCCTTCGACCTGCCCAAGGCCGTGGAGCTGATCCGCCGCGCGCTCGACGAGAGCCTGCGCGAGGACGAGGGCGACGAGCGCCTGACCCAGGTGCCCGAGATGCTCGGCCAGGCCCCGGCGATGCAGGACGTGTTCCGTGCCATCGGTCGCCTGAGCCAGAGCAACGTCACCGTGCTCATTACCGGTGAGAGCGGCTCCGGCAAGGAACTGGTGGCGCATGCGCTGCACAAGCACAGCTCGCGCGCCAGCGGCCCGTTCGTCGCCATCAACACCGCGGCGATCCCGAAGGACCTTCTCGAGAGCGAGCTGTTCGGCCACGAGCGCGGCGCCTTCACCGGCGCGCAGACCACGCGGCGCGGGCGCTTCGAGCAGGCCGACGGCGGCACGCTGTTCCTCGACGAGATCGGCGACATGCCCTTCGACCTGCAGACGCGCCTGCTGCGCGTGCTGAGCGACGGGCAGTTCTATCGCGTTGGCGGGCACAACCCACTGAAGAGCACGGTGCGCGTGATCGCCGCCACCCACCAGGATCTCGAGCAGCGAGTGAAGCAGGGCGCCTTCCGCGAAGACTTGTTCCACCGCCTCAACGTGATCCGCCTGCGTCTGCCGGCGCTGCGCGAGCGGCGCGAGGACATCCCGGCGCTGGCGCGCTCCTTCCTGCAGAAGAGCGCCAAGGAACTGGGCGTCGAGGCCAAGCGCCTGAGCGAGGCCGCGCTGGCTCGGCTGTCAAGCTTCGACTACCCCGGCAACGTGCGGCAGCTCGAGAACATCTGCCACTGGCTCACGGTGATGGCGCCGGCGCAGATGGTCGACGCCAAGGACCTGCCGCCGGAACTGACCACCGCGGCCCTGGCCGCTCCCGCGGCGGCCGTGACGCTGGCCGCGGGCCCTGGTGGCCTGTCCGAGGCACCCGCCGCTCCGGCCGGCGAGCCGGGGGTGTCCGGCCTGGCCGCCACGCCGAGCGCGGTGGCCGCCGCGGTTGCCGGTCTCTGGCTCGACGACCTGGAGCGCGAGGCCCGCGCCCTGCTGGAGGCCGGCGTGCCCGACGTCTGGCAGGCCCTGACCGACAAGTTCGAGGCGCGCCTGATCCACACCGCGCTCGACATCACGCGCGGCCGTCGCATCGAGGCGGCCCACAAGCTCGGTATCGGCCGCAACACGATCACGCGCAAAATCCAGGAACTGGGTCTCGACGACTGA